In Klebsiella aerogenes, the DNA window TCCGGACGCACGGTCACTTTGGTGATATTGAACACCACGCCTTTATTCAGCTTAACCGCGCGTTGCAGGCTCTTTTTCTTGCGCTCAATGTTATCGAGGCGGTATTGCGCATCTTCATCATAAAATTCGGTCAACGGCAGGGTGACCACAATTTCGACATCCTGCGGCTCAAGACCGCTGGTCAGCAGCGCATGATGGACGGCGATGGAGTTCAACGGGCTGTATTGCCAGTCAATGTTGTTGGTCGGTAACGCATCGGGGGTGATCAGGTCAAAAGAGTACTTTTCATCGTCCACGGTGTAGTTAAATGGCTTCCCGGAACCGAAGGTGGCAGACCAGCCTCGTTTGAAGCTGTTGGGGCTGATATGGGTGAAAGTTTCGCCATCTTGCTCCCACAGCATTTTGATATTGGTTGAACCATCATCGATAAAAATGCGCATCGCGTTGCTCCATCACTGAGACAAATAAGAGAAAAATGTAAGACCCAAAAAGAGTAGCAAGAGTTAAAAAGCAGCGCAAGAGCACAAAAAAGAGACAATTCCGAGTTTTATGTGAGAACAAAAAGAGAATTTAACAATTCCCATGACTCAACTTGAGTATTTATTGAGACAAATTAGAGAATTATAAATTTTCATTTTTACTCGTTTTACATGCTATTTTTAGCCTAAAAAGAGAGGCTCCCTCCCCTCTTTCAGCATCGGTATCCGAACGCTTTAAACCCCTTCTCGACTCACCACAATGGGCCGTTCCGGCTGTGCGCTATTTTGCGGTACCTGACGATATTTATCCAGCAGGTGAATCTGAATACGTCGCAACATATCGCCATTCAGTTTGTAGGAATAGCGTCAGGTACCGCAAATTGAGCCAGCAGCGCCGTCACAGCCTGGCGCCGGTACAGGCATAAAAAATGCCGCCGGGGTTTCCCGCGGCGGCATGTTTCACAGCAAAAAACGGTTAGTCGTTGATACGCGGATGCTGCTGTACCAGACGCGCGCGTTTTTCCTGCAGTTCAGCGATTTCCTGATCGATATCTTCGATTTTATGCTCGATGTTATCGTAGTGCTCGCCAAGAATTTCTTTCGCTTCCTGAATATCGGAGGCCGCAGGCGTCGCCCCTTTCAGCGGACGGTTCGCGGTCTCTTTCATCGACAGGCCGGTAATCAGGCCAATGACCGCAATCACCATCAGATAGTAAGCCGGCATCATCAGGTTTTGGGTCGTTTCCACTAGCCAGGCCGCCAGCGTCGGCGTCAAACCGGCAATCAGCACCGAGATGTTAAAGGCGCTCGCCAGAGCACTAAAGCGGATGTGGGTCGGGAACATCGCCGGCAGCGACGACGCCATCACGCCGATAAAGCAGTTCAGCACCACCGCCAGCAGCAGCAGACCGGAGAAAATCAGGCTGATAACGTCGCTGTTAATCATGATGAAGGCCGGAATAGACAGCGCAAACAGCGCGACGCTACCAATGAGGATAAACGGACGACGGCCAAAACGGTCGCTCAGCATCCCAATCACCGGCTGGACAAACAACATGCCGACCATGATGGCGATAATGATCAGTACGCCGTGGTCTTCCGAATAGTGCAGGTTATGCGACAGGTAGCTCGGCATGTAGGTCAGCAACATGTAGTAGGTCACGTTGGTGGAAATGACCAGACCAATACAGGTCAGCAGGCTACGCCAGTGTTTGGTGGCAATCTCTCTAAACGAGACTTTCGGGCCTTCCTGCAGACCTTCGCGGTCGCCCTGCTCAAGGGTATCCACGTGCTGCTGGAACGCTGGCGTCTCTTCTAACGCGTGACGCAGGTACAGACCAATAATCCCGAGCGGCAACGCCAGGAAGAACGGGATGCGCCAGCCCCAATCGAGGAAGTTATCTTCGCCCACAACGCTGGAAATCAGCACCACAATACCTGCGCCCATCACGAAGCCGGCAATCGAACCGAAGTCCAGCCAACTGCCCATAAATCCACGCTTGCGGTCAGGCGAATATTCGGCAACGAAGATCGACGCCCCGGTATATTCGCCGCCGACCGAGAACCCCTGCGCCATTTTACACAACAGCAACAAAATCGGCGCCCAAATACCAATAGTGGCGTACGACGGAATAAGACCGATACAGAATGTACTTATCGACATAATAACGATGGTTATCGCTAAGATTTTTTGTCGACCGTATTTGTCGCCGAGCATCCCGAAGAACAGGCCGCCGAGCGGACGAATCAAGAAGGGAACTGAGAAGGTACCGAGTGCAGCAATCATCTGCACGCTGGGATCGGCATCGGGGAAGAAGACTTTACCCAAGGCATAAGCCACGAAACCATATACACCGAAATCAAACCACTCCATCGCATTACCGAGCGATGCCGCGGTGATGGCCTTTCTCAATTTACCATCATCAATGATGGTAACATCCCTGAGCGTAATCGGTTTTATCTTTTTCCTTTTAAGCATACATTTCCTCTGTGCTATCGCCTTGAGCGCACGATCCCTCGCCGAATAACCCTGTCATTCGCGACGTACGTTAGGAGCGACGAATTGCTGTGCTCCGCATTTCAAGCGTAGCAGGTTTGCCTGCACTGTCCTTCTGACAGAATGTACAACCGAACCTGTTGACGCCTGCTCTGGCCTTAAATTAATAATTCACTTTCCAAATAAGCAGTGACGAATTTACTGATATCCCTTATTACCCTACCAGCGTTTAAATTTGGGATCAACTTCACAAAAATCTCCCCCATCCTAATTACAGAGCCAAATAAACTGAATAAGTTCAATCTTTGTTTCAACGCTGACATTTATTTCTGGATTTTATTAACGTCTATTTCCCGACATATTCCCTGAATATGTAAAATAATAGCTTCGTGTTGTTTTATGGAAAAAATACCCGACAAAAGTGCGTGATTGCGCTATAATCAGCCGCACTTTCGGCTCACAGCCGCGACTTAACGGACCAACGTCCTGTTTTCACCAGTAATCACGAGGAACGCCATGCAACTTCCACACTGCCCAAAATGCCATTCTGAATACACTTATGAAGACAACGGCATGTACATCTGCCCGGAATGCGCCCATGAGTGGAATAATGCTGAGCCAGATGAAGACAACGACACGCTGATCGTCAAAGACGCAAACGGCAACTTACTCGCCGATGGCGACAGCGTCACCGTGGTGAAAGATCTGAAGGTCAAAGGCAGCTCTTCCATGCTGAAAATCGGCACCAAAGTGAAGAATATCCGTCTGGTCGAAGGCGATCACAACATTGACTGCAAAATTGACGGTTTTGGCCCAATGAAGCTGAAATCTGAATTCGTCAAAAAGAACTAATTAAATTTCTTTACGCCAGCGCTGATATTTCCTCAGGCGCTGGCCATTTACCTGCCGATGGGCCAGAATATGCGCCCATCGGCAGGAAATATAATGCGCTGCTAAGCCGTAGAAATTATTCCGCAAATGCCTGAGGCAAGCACCGCAATCAATTCTCATTTAGCCCCTGATTTGGTCGCCATGACCGGCCGTCATGTGATAGAAAAATTTAGTGCTCGCCGCCGCCTGGCTTATTTCGCTCGCCACCATCTACGCTTAAGGGGATGATTCTACCTGAGGCTACTTCTATGTCCCTGAATCCCTACATTGCCTTTGCCGGTAACTGCGCTGAGGCAATCGCGTTTTATCAACAAACCCTGAACGCGGAACTGATGTTCAAAATGACCTTCGGCGAAATGCCGCCGCCAGCGCAGGATGCCGCGGACGGTTGCCCTTCCGGGCAGAAAATGGCGGCTGACGCCATCGCCCACGCCAGCCTGCGTATCGCTGGTAGCGAAATCATGGTCAGCGACAGCGTCTTCGGCGATAGCGTGCAATACGCCGGGTTTACCCTGGTGCTCAACCCGGCGGACGTGACGGAAGGCCAGCGCTGGTTCGAAGGACTCGCCGTCGGCGGGCGCATCGAAATGGCGTGGCAAGAAACCTTTTGGGCCCACGGCTTTGGTAAAGTGGTCGATCGCTTCGGCGTACCCTGGATGATCAACGTCGTAAAAGCATCCTGATGTTATCCCTCCGGGCGGGTTATCCGCCCTGTCATCCCAACACCATCAACTCTTCATCCCGCAGTCATCACGACTTAACCAGATTGTAACAAAAACACGTCAGGATCGGCCCACGCTCAACGGGGAATCCCCAAGGTGCTTAGTGAGGCTCGATAAACATGTACTTATCCAGACATCCGACCAGTTACCCCACCCGGTATCAGGAAATTGCCGCCAGGCTTGAACAGGAGCTGCGCCATCACTATCGCTGCGGCGACTACCTGCCGGCCGAACAGCAGCTGGCGGCGCGGTTCGAAGTCAATCGCCACACCCTGCGCCGCGCCATCGACCAGTTGGTTGAGCGCGGCTGGGTCCAGCGCCGCCAGGGCGTCGGCGTGCTAGTACTGATGCGCCCCATCGACTACCCGCTCAACGCCCAGGCGCGTTTTAGCCAAAATCTGCTTGAACAAGGCAGCCACCCCACCAGCGAAAAACTGCTGTCGGTACTGCGCCCGGCCAGCAGCCATGTCGCCGAAGCCTTCTGCATCGCAGAAGGCGAAAACGTCATTCATCTGCGTACCCTACGCCGGGTGAACGGCGTCGCGCTCTGTCTGATTGACCACTACTTCGCCGACCTACGCTTCTGGCCAGTGTTGCAAACCTTCACCCACGGCTCGCTGCACGACCTGCTGCGCGACCAACTCGCCCTCGAACTGACTCGCGTGCGCACCAAAATCAGCGCCCGCCGCGCGCAGGCGAAAGAAAGCAAGCTGCTGGAAATCCCTAACATGGCGCCGCTGCTCTGTGTCCGCACGCTCAACAGCCGCCAGGACGAACAGACCACGACCGAATATTCCGTCAGTCTGACTCGCGCCGACATGATTGAATTCACCATGGAGCACTGAATGCACTTCGATACCGCCACCCGCCAGCGCTGGATGTCCGTGCTGGCCCACAGTGAACCGCACGATCTTCTGGCGCGCATGCAGTCGTTGCAGCTGGCGCCGCAGTATGAACTGATTCGCGCCCCGGAGACCGGGCTGGTGCAGCTACAAGCGCGCATGGGCGGCATTGGCGATCGCTTCTTCGCCGGCGACGCCACCCTGACCCGCGCCGCCGTGCGCCTGGCCGACGGCACTCTCGGCTACAGCTGGATTTTAGGCCGCGACCGCGCGCACGCCGAGCGCTGCGCGGCGATCGACGCCCTACTGCAATCGCCCCACCATTTTCACACATTGATGGAAACCCTCATTAACCCGCTGGATGCACAACGCAGCACGCGCCTTGAAGCGCGCCGCGCCGAAGTCAACGCCAGCCGGGTCGACTTCTTTACTCTGGTTCGCGGAGATAACGCATGACATTACAAACCGCCTTTACCCTACCGGTGCAGGATGCCCAACACAGTTTTCGCCGCCTGCTGAAAGCCATGAGCGAACCCGGGGTGATTGTCTCCCTGCAGCAGCTCCAGCACGGCTGGCAGCCGCTGAATATCGCCTCCACCAGCCTGCTGCTGACGCTGGCCGACCACGACACTCCGGTATGGATGGCCGCCGCGCTGAATAACGATCTCGTCGGGCAGAATCTGCGCTTTCATACCGGCGCAACGCTTGTCGATCAGCCGCAGCAGGCGGTGTTCGCCGTTGCCTGCGACAGCATCAGCGCCGAGCAGCTCAACGTGCTTTCCGCCGGTACCGTTGCCACGCCGGAAACCGGCGTCACGCTGATTGTTCAACTCTCCAGCCTGAGCGGCGGACGCATGCTACGCCTGACCGGCGCGGGCATTGCCGAGGAACGCATGATCGCCCCCCAACTGCCGGACTGCATCATCGACGAATTAACCGAACGCCCGCACCCGTTTCCGCTGGGCATCGACCTGATCCTCACCTGCGGCGAACGCCTGCTGGCCATCCCGCGCACCACTCACGTGGAGGTTTGCTAAATGTACGTTGCCGTCAAGGGCGGCGAGAAGGCGATTGTCGCCGCTCACGCCTTACAGGAACAGAAACGACGAGGCGATGGACGGCTTCCCGAACTGAGCGTTGACCAGATAGGCGAACAGCTCAACCTGGCGGTAGACCGGGTGATGACCGAAGGCGGTATCGCCGACCGCGAACTGGCGGCGCTGGCGCTCAAGCAGGCCAGCGGCGATAACGTCGAAGCGATCTTCCTGCTGCGCGCCTACCGCACGACCCTGCAGCGACTGGCGGTCAGCGAACCAATTAATACCGCCGACATGCGCCTCGAACGCCGGATTTCAGCGGTGTATAAAGATATCCCCGGCGGCCAGCTACTGGGCCCGACTTATGACTACACCCACCGCCTGCTCGACTTTACCCTACTCGCCAACGGCGAACCGCCGTCGCTGACTAAGGCCGATGGCGAAGCGGAATCAACGCCGCACGTCTTCAACCTGCTGGCGCAGCAGGGGCTGGCGAAGGCGGAAGCCGACCGCGGCACGCCGCCTGACGATATCACCCGCACTCCGCCGGTCTACCCGTGCTCACGCGCGTCGCGCCTGCAACAGCTGGTACGCGGCGATGAAGGTTATCTGCTGGCGCTGGCCTACTCGACCCAGCGCGGCTATGGCCGCAACCACCCGTTTGCCGGCGAGATCCGCAGCGGCTACGTACAGGTCGAGCTCGTGCCGGAAGAACTGGGCTTTAGCGTCAATATCGGCGAACTGCTGCTGACCGAATGCGAGATGGTCAACGGCTTTGTCGACCCGCAGGATGAACCGCCGCACTTCACCCGTGGCTACGGCCTGACCTTCGGCATGAGCGAACGCAAAGCGATGGCGATGGCGCTGGTCGACCGTGCGCTGCAGGCGCCGGAATACGGCGAAGAGATCGCCGGTCCCGCTCAGGACGAAGAGTTCGTACTGGCGCACGCCGATAACGTGGAAGCCGCTGGCTTCGTCTCACATTTAAAACTGCCGCACTATGTCGATTTCCAGGCCGAACTGGCGCTGCTGAAACGCCTGCAACGGGAGAACGAACGTGGCTAACCCACTGACTGGCTATAACTTTGCTTATCTCGACGAGCAAACCAAACGCATGATCCGCCGGGCGATACTGAAAGCGGTAGCCATCCCCGGCTATCAGGTGCCGTTCGGCGGCCGTGAAATGCCGATGCCCTACGGCTGGGGAACCGGCGGGATCCAACTGACCGCCAGCGTCATCGGCGACAATGACGTGCTCAAGGTCATCGACCAGGGTGCCGATGACACCACTAACGCGGTGTCGATCCGTCAGTTCTTTAAGCGCGTCACCGGCGTCGCCACCACCGAGCGCACCGAAGACGCCACCCTGATCCAGACCCGTCATCGGATCCCGGAAACGCCGCTGGCGGAAGATCAGATCCTGATCTATCAGGTGCCGATCCCGGAGCCGCTGCGCTTTATTGAACCGCGCGAAACCGAGACCCGCACCATGCACGCGCTGGAAGAGTACGGCGTGATGCAAGTGAAGCTGTATGAAGATATCGCCCGCTTCGGCCATATCGCCACCACCTACGCCTATCCGGTGAAGGTCAATGGCCGCTACGTTATGGATCCTTCGCCAATCCCGAAATTCGATAACCCGAAGATGCACATGATGCCGGCGCTGCAGTTATTCGGCGCCGGACGCGAAAAGCGCATCTACGCGGTGCCGCCCTATACCACAGTAGAAAGCCTCGATTTCGACGATCACCCCTTTAGCGTGCAGGAGTGGGATGAGCCCTGCGCCATTTGCGGATCGCGCCACAGCTACCTCGACGAAGTGGTGCTGGATGACAGCGGCCAACGGATGTTTGTCTGCTCCGATACCGACTATTGCCGCCAACAGAGCGAGGCGCAGAAAAAATGAGCCAGCCGTTACTTGCAGTCAATAACCTGACCCATCTCTACGCGCCGGGAAAAGGCTTTAGCGATGTTTCTTTCGAACTGTGGCCGGGCGAAGTGCTCGGCATCGTCGGGGAATCCGGTTCCGGTAAAACCACGCTGCTGAAAGCGATTTCCGCCCGTCTGGCACCGCAGCAGGGTGAAGTGTTGTATCAACAACGTTCGCTGTACGCCATGAGCGAAGCCGAACGCCGCCGCCTGCTGCGCACCGAATGGGGCGTAGTGCATCAGCATCCGATGGATGGCCTGCGTCGCCAGGTCTCGGCAGGCGGCAATATCGGCGAACGGTTGATGGCGACCGGCGCCCGCCACTACGGCAACATTCGCGCCACCGCCGAACAGTGGCTGCAGGAGGTGGAGATCCCGCCTTCACGCATCGATGACCTGCCGACCACCTTTTCCGGCGGCATGCAGCAGCGTTTGCAGATCGCCCGCAACCTCGTGACCCAACCGAAGCTGGTGTTTATGGATGAACCCACCGGCGGACTGGACGTTTCGGTGCAGGCGCGCCTGCTCGACCTGCTACGCGGACTGGTGGTGGAGCTGGGTCTGGCAGTGGTGATTGTTACCCACGATCTCGGCGTCGCACGCCTGCTGGCAAACCGTCTGCTGGTGATGAAACAAGGTCAGGTGGTGGAAAGCGGCTTAACCGACCGGGTGCTCGACGATCCGCACCACCCTTACACCCAGTTACTGGTGTCGTCGGTGTTGCAGAACTAACCCCCGGTGCCGTTCCCGGCGGCGCTGCGCTTGGCCGGGCTACCAATTCAGAGTAGCCCGGCCGAGCCACGCGACGCCGGGGAGGCTCAAACGCTAAAGAGGCTAAAAATGAACGCGATCCGCGTTGAAAATATCCATAAAACCTTTGTCCTGCATCAGCAGCACGGCGTGCGTCTGCCGGTGCTCGCCGATGCCTCGCTGACGGTTAACACCGGGGAATGCGTGGTGCTGCATGGTCACTCCGGCAGCGGCAAATCGACTCTGCTGCGTTCGCTGTACGCCAACTACCTGCCGGAC includes these proteins:
- the proP gene encoding glycine betaine/L-proline transporter ProP, whose translation is MLKRKKIKPITLRDVTIIDDGKLRKAITAASLGNAMEWFDFGVYGFVAYALGKVFFPDADPSVQMIAALGTFSVPFLIRPLGGLFFGMLGDKYGRQKILAITIVIMSISTFCIGLIPSYATIGIWAPILLLLCKMAQGFSVGGEYTGASIFVAEYSPDRKRGFMGSWLDFGSIAGFVMGAGIVVLISSVVGEDNFLDWGWRIPFFLALPLGIIGLYLRHALEETPAFQQHVDTLEQGDREGLQEGPKVSFREIATKHWRSLLTCIGLVISTNVTYYMLLTYMPSYLSHNLHYSEDHGVLIIIAIMVGMLFVQPVIGMLSDRFGRRPFILIGSVALFALSIPAFIMINSDVISLIFSGLLLLAVVLNCFIGVMASSLPAMFPTHIRFSALASAFNISVLIAGLTPTLAAWLVETTQNLMMPAYYLMVIAVIGLITGLSMKETANRPLKGATPAASDIQEAKEILGEHYDNIEHKIEDIDQEIAELQEKRARLVQQHPRIND
- the phnG gene encoding phosphonate C-P lyase system protein PhnG, whose translation is MHFDTATRQRWMSVLAHSEPHDLLARMQSLQLAPQYELIRAPETGLVQLQARMGGIGDRFFAGDATLTRAAVRLADGTLGYSWILGRDRAHAERCAAIDALLQSPHHFHTLMETLINPLDAQRSTRLEARRAEVNASRVDFFTLVRGDNA
- a CDS encoding alpha-D-ribose 1-methylphosphonate 5-phosphate C-P-lyase PhnJ; protein product: MANPLTGYNFAYLDEQTKRMIRRAILKAVAIPGYQVPFGGREMPMPYGWGTGGIQLTASVIGDNDVLKVIDQGADDTTNAVSIRQFFKRVTGVATTERTEDATLIQTRHRIPETPLAEDQILIYQVPIPEPLRFIEPRETETRTMHALEEYGVMQVKLYEDIARFGHIATTYAYPVKVNGRYVMDPSPIPKFDNPKMHMMPALQLFGAGREKRIYAVPPYTTVESLDFDDHPFSVQEWDEPCAICGSRHSYLDEVVLDDSGQRMFVCSDTDYCRQQSEAQKK
- the yjdN gene encoding VOC family metalloprotein YjdN translates to MSLNPYIAFAGNCAEAIAFYQQTLNAELMFKMTFGEMPPPAQDAADGCPSGQKMAADAIAHASLRIAGSEIMVSDSVFGDSVQYAGFTLVLNPADVTEGQRWFEGLAVGGRIEMAWQETFWAHGFGKVVDRFGVPWMINVVKAS
- the phnK gene encoding phosphonate C-P lyase system protein PhnK, with the translated sequence MSQPLLAVNNLTHLYAPGKGFSDVSFELWPGEVLGIVGESGSGKTTLLKAISARLAPQQGEVLYQQRSLYAMSEAERRRLLRTEWGVVHQHPMDGLRRQVSAGGNIGERLMATGARHYGNIRATAEQWLQEVEIPPSRIDDLPTTFSGGMQQRLQIARNLVTQPKLVFMDEPTGGLDVSVQARLLDLLRGLVVELGLAVVIVTHDLGVARLLANRLLVMKQGQVVESGLTDRVLDDPHHPYTQLLVSSVLQN
- the phnH gene encoding phosphonate C-P lyase system protein PhnH codes for the protein MTLQTAFTLPVQDAQHSFRRLLKAMSEPGVIVSLQQLQHGWQPLNIASTSLLLTLADHDTPVWMAAALNNDLVGQNLRFHTGATLVDQPQQAVFAVACDSISAEQLNVLSAGTVATPETGVTLIVQLSSLSGGRMLRLTGAGIAEERMIAPQLPDCIIDELTERPHPFPLGIDLILTCGERLLAIPRTTHVEVC
- the phnF gene encoding phosphonate metabolism transcriptional regulator PhnF, coding for MYLSRHPTSYPTRYQEIAARLEQELRHHYRCGDYLPAEQQLAARFEVNRHTLRRAIDQLVERGWVQRRQGVGVLVLMRPIDYPLNAQARFSQNLLEQGSHPTSEKLLSVLRPASSHVAEAFCIAEGENVIHLRTLRRVNGVALCLIDHYFADLRFWPVLQTFTHGSLHDLLRDQLALELTRVRTKISARRAQAKESKLLEIPNMAPLLCVRTLNSRQDEQTTTEYSVSLTRADMIEFTMEH
- a CDS encoding zinc ribbon domain-containing protein YjdM is translated as MQLPHCPKCHSEYTYEDNGMYICPECAHEWNNAEPDEDNDTLIVKDANGNLLADGDSVTVVKDLKVKGSSSMLKIGTKVKNIRLVEGDHNIDCKIDGFGPMKLKSEFVKKN
- a CDS encoding carbon-phosphorus lyase complex subunit PhnI — its product is MYVAVKGGEKAIVAAHALQEQKRRGDGRLPELSVDQIGEQLNLAVDRVMTEGGIADRELAALALKQASGDNVEAIFLLRAYRTTLQRLAVSEPINTADMRLERRISAVYKDIPGGQLLGPTYDYTHRLLDFTLLANGEPPSLTKADGEAESTPHVFNLLAQQGLAKAEADRGTPPDDITRTPPVYPCSRASRLQQLVRGDEGYLLALAYSTQRGYGRNHPFAGEIRSGYVQVELVPEELGFSVNIGELLLTECEMVNGFVDPQDEPPHFTRGYGLTFGMSERKAMAMALVDRALQAPEYGEEIAGPAQDEEFVLAHADNVEAAGFVSHLKLPHYVDFQAELALLKRLQRENERG